In one Nicotiana tomentosiformis chromosome 6, ASM39032v3, whole genome shotgun sequence genomic region, the following are encoded:
- the LOC138894243 gene encoding uncharacterized protein — translation MAPYEALYGRICRSPVGWFELGEAKLLGTNLVRDALEKIKLIQDRLCTTQSRQMSYVNWRAREVVFMAGERVLLRVSPMRGVMRFEKKGKLSPRYIGSFEILQRKYYGDPSHVLDFNSVKLDTDLTYIEDLVAILDRQVRKLRSKNITSMMVQWRGHPVNEATWVTENNMQSLSSPIHHFRVDWFCSGNISG, via the exons atggctccttatgaggccctatatgggagaatttgtcgttctccagttggttggtttgagctgggagaAGCTAAGTTATTGGGCAcaaatttggttcgagatgccttagAGAAgatcaagttgattcaggatcgactttgtacaaCGCAGTCTAGACAAATGAGTTATGTCAATTGGAGAGCTCGTGAGGTTGTATTCATGGCTGGAGAGCGtgttttgctccgggtttcacctatgaggggtgtgatgaggttcgagaagaagggaaagttgagccctaggtatatcggttcTTTTGAGATCCTTCAGAGA aaatattatggtgatccgtctcatgttttagacttcaactCAGTCAAATTGGACAcagatttgacttatattgaggatcTAGTGGCTATATTGGACAGACAAGTCCGGAAGTTAAGATCAAAGAATATTACTTCAATGatggttcaatggaggggtcatccggtcaatGAGGCGACCTGGGTGACCGAGAACAACATGCAGTCATTATCCTCACctattcatcacttcag GGTTGATTGGTTTTGTTCCGGGAATATTTCTggttga